Within Prinia subflava isolate CZ2003 ecotype Zambia chromosome 10, Cam_Psub_1.2, whole genome shotgun sequence, the genomic segment CAGCAGCCTCGTCCTGCCCTGGTCCTTTGCCTCCTCCCTCTCAGTTTCACAGGCACTTCTGTGTGCCAGTTGGTTTCCATTAGACTCAGAAACAGATTGCAAAGTTTAAACACGAGTCAAGGAGGCTACATGGAGGAAGGTTTTGCTCTAAGATACTGGTACTTGGTGTAAGTACTGCTATTGAAAACAAAAGAGGCCTGTGACTGTAAacaaaagtgtatttttttccaatgaaaTCTTCAATTTGATGCCACagtaataaaaatgaagattCTATACAACAAACTGCACTATTAAACATATTCTCCAGTTGTTAAGATACCCAATGATGTTGGGTATTTTAAGTAATCTCTGCCCAAATAGCAGTCactgtcagatttttttcaccAAGAACATGACCACTTTACACTTTTAGTGCATTGCTGGTTACAGATACTTAGTTCATAGTTGGAGCACATTAGCAAGTTCAAGACAATAATTAGCATGAGCATAGTGTTTCTTAAACTAAAAGGCTGATGTTCACAAAACAATCTCAACCCAAGCTGCATATTATTACATCTGGTATAGAGAAATTACTGTATTGTGGTCCTGTGCTTCTGTGTCATCATCCTAGGAATGCATTTAGGACAGGATACCTAGAGCAGTTAACCTTTCAAATACTTAAATCTTGCTCTTACCTCTGCTGACAATGAATTAATGGGCCAGGAATTCAGAATTGTACAGATAACTGCCATTAAAATCAAAAAGATCGAACAACTTTATACCTAAAGCATTTATAAATTAAACATTCAACAGGTAAGTACTGAGCATGTACTCAGGTGTATTATGGACATCCAATTCTGTGTAATCACAAACAGATGTAAATCTGAAAGACGGAGTGCCAGGATCAGGTGATGTTTACTCATGACTTGAGTTTTAACAGTGACTCATAGATGctactagaaaaaaaagaatagtaaCACACTGCATCTCACTTAGTAATAGCTAGGAATGAGCTGGAAAGTATCTCACAGGCTCCCGTTTGAGCAATATTGCACAATCCTGAACAATCCAGCTTCTGTCTTAAAATTCAAGTCTAGCTcttgcttacatatttcctgCAGTAGTTAAGGAGATTGAAGTACAGGTCTGTAGTTAATGTGGAGGGACAGTAAAGAGACAAGATTATCCACAACTTGTTTCTCATGTCATACAGCAGATTCCTGCACCACACAAACTTCATTTTTATCTGCTTGGACATGTCTActattcaatattttttaaaattaacttcagTTTTCATACTATAGCTTACTCCACAAAGTCCTTGCTTTTTACTATTTGCTACAGCTTAGTTTGGGTTAAAGGTTTCCACTGAAGTTTTTGGAACAGATGGTGGTATTGCTGCTAAACCATATAAATGACTTTAAGAAATAATATTCTAAAATTTTTGGCTCCCACAGGGCTCACCACACAACgacttaattaaaaatgttgaaCTACTTAAACATTCAAGACGTAAGCATGAGGTAACAATGTGTAAACAGAATCCGATTTGTCTCATATTAGAACCTCTTATAGAATAAAATTCTAATTTTCCACAGTTAAAAACCATTTAATGTGCAAATTTTGCCATGCCAAGGTATTAGTAAACTTCAGTCTCACAGTTCAGTTTATTCATAACAGCAGCTTGGACTTGGACACATTACTTGCAGTAGTGGTGATTCTTCATGAAGCTACTCAGGAGAAAAATCCTCTGCAGGCATTTCACAAGTGAGCAATGTTTGTCACAGAAATGGAAGATGTTCCCTCAGCTGATGTGGTGGCACAGTGAACACTTTCATCCTGTTCAAGACCTGACAAAGTGCACAGGACAGTCAAGCATGCAGAGTTCTTGTTTCCATAACACATCACTGAACACCAGGCAGCCTCCTGGCCTCTGCCTGGTCATTCAGTGGCACGTTCCTTTTCTGAGAAGCCCTGTCATGAGTTACTGACTGAAGGGCAGGACTGAAAGAACCATTAATAAAATCTGAGtaaagaaatatctttttaaaaaggtgCAGACTGTTTTTATCAAAGGTCTTAGGCCACCTCTGTGGCAGGCATCAATATTCTCTTCTGCTGGTGGAGAAATTAGGAATCATTTGTATGAGAAATTTTCTTCCACAGTAAAGTTTTTAAGTTATTAAGTATTAAAGAGTGCTCCATTTCCATCTGATTTGCTGTGACTTTAAGGGCAATGCACAAGTACAGTTGTTTCTCTAGTTCTTCATGGATATCAGAAGGAGCACCACGAAGCAGATAGTCTTTAAGGAGCTGACAAGCTTTTGCTAAGTTTGGCTGAATCACTTCAGTGGTACATCTCATTTTGCTTTGGTCACATAGTGTTCTACAGTCTGTACCATAAATGCAGTCCAAATCTGAGTCACACTGACGatctttaattatttccttcaaattaatttctggcACTATTTTTCTCATGTCCAACATTTTCAAATCATATTTATCATTATATCCCAAGTTTTTGGCACTTGTATCACACATAAGAAAGTTTCCATAAGGTCCGTGGAAAATATCTTCCACAAATTCTAAAAGCCCTATAGctatttttgcctttcttgGCCATGACGGAGTGAACCACTGGTCCATGCTTCTTCTGAAGCCAGAGGGAATGAGGAGTTCTATAACCCATGGAAGGCTGATTCCATAGAGAGAGGTATATTCAACTCTTTCAGTCACATAGAGATCCCCACAAAAACCCATCAGCTTGGGAGTATGCTCTTTATCCTGCAAGATCACCATTAACAGAAACTCTTCTAGCTGCAGGAGTGCCCATGCAGATTTTGCCTCTGGCAAAGAGACTCTTCCATCTTTGTTTCCATCAGCGAAGGACAGGATGAGATTAACCAGTTCTGAAAGATTTCCTTGTTCACCCAGTTTTGCCTAAAAGcaataaacaaaaaagattAGGTATGACTTCATAAACTACTCTCAATCTATCACTCTACCTCCTGTTACTCTCTTTCTATGTATAATACAAATAACTGGGTATGCTCTGCTTTTCAGTGGTTATGGATGTGATAGGACCTGCCATCAGGTGCCTGCAGAACATCCCTTTTGTTCTCATAGGCACTGAGCATACAATCCTCTCAAAGTACTACTTTTCTTTGCActtcaaaatgcaaatattaaaattcaaTCGTTGTTCAGATCAGTCTTTAGGAAAATTGTATCAAGTAGCTTGTTCAATATTCTCTAAGATAAAGTATTCAGAATTCAAAAGGTTAGATCAGGTTTAGTTTTCAGCTGGTTAGACCTTACAAACGTAGAGGAATAATGTTATCAACTACATTTTGTCCAATTATTAAGAGTACCAAGACAAAACTGAGTACAAATTCCATAATTACACTGAAATGCTTGATTTTGTTATTTGATGTAACCACCTCCATTGTAGGACTACAGAGAAAGAAGCTATTGCTGGAATCAGAACTGTTCCATTTTCAGCTAGGCAGATCAactttttccaaattttcctaAAAACTATCCTAACCCTAACACGCCTGCTGCTCCCATTGTCAGAGACAGAGCTGCTGTAATGCATGACAGCTGACATCAGCCTTACATCATGTTTTCTATAGCAATACCAGCAAAATCTATAGATGTACAAGATGAACGCCAGCTTCCATCATTCAGAGAGTAAGGAAAACCCCTGGTAATTAGTTACTTCAAACTTCAAGATAAGCACCTCTgggaagaattatttttgtgctgaTTATTTTTCTAGCATATCCTTGAACAAGGCTCATACAACAAGATATTCTCTCCAGCTTCAAGAAAACAAGCCTTTCTgtcaacacagaaaaaataaaatatacttaCTTTAAAAAGACCATATACCatttctttgaatttctcaaCAGTGGTTCCTCTTGTTGGTTTATCAAACAGGACTATTTCCTTCCTTGGTTCTGGGTCAGTACCAAAATCACGTTGAGCAGCTTCTTCCATCTGGCATTTTATAACACTTTGCAGATTTCCCCAGATTCCTAAATAGATCTATGcagaaaaggagggggaaaggtaTAAGACACTGATGATCCATCTGATGACCACCTGTCCTCCAACCACTGCTTCAAGAGTCAAACAGCAACACAGATCAGCAACTGAGTCCTGTGTGCAGACAATGAATGTGGCAATTTGACCCGTGGCAGCTTCAAAGACAGcccactgctgcaggcactttgGAGACACTGCACTGCCAAAACACAGGCAGCTTCCcaaacaacagcagcactgcccctggCACGGCCTGctacaggctgctgctgctggcagcgcAGGCTAGCAGAGGAGCAGTGGGCTGCACAGAGTATGCACACTCTGGCAAACTGTGGAAGGACTCAGTATATACTATGGATGTTTCCAAAACACATGTTGTATAAATTAACCATACACCCCTCTACATACTAATTGTATACAGGTGCATATTATACATACTAATTTGTATTAGAGTATATCTTCTCTGTATAGGgggtgtgtatatatatatatatacatgctCACACACACGCTCTGCCTGTCACAGCAAATAAAGTTTGAAATAACCTGTATTATAAACAGGTTTAACTTGCTGACACTAAGGTCTACCTGATGTTGCAGACAATGACATTTCAGTGGGAAATAATAAAACTAGGTTGGATGAGTAGAGCCTTACCTGGTTATTGGGCTTTGTTGacaaacattttccaaaatacaATGTTTCTTTAGCACAAAGACTACTACATGCTGACCCATCAATAACACCAGTCTTGTATTTATCACACTGAAacaaacagggagaaaaatatttaacaaactGCCTAAGGAATGAGGCAACAACTCTATCTCTTCCAGCATAtgaatcttgaaaaaaaaagcctaagaaaaatattaataaccCTATgccaaaataatattaaaagaCACAACAGGTTTTATCTGTAACTGAAGTTGTAATCTTACTTCAGCATGATGGAATATGAGAATTTGATTAAATCACATGTGGCACTGACTGAATTAGTGTAACATTTCTGAAAGCTCTACTAAATACACTTACTATTATTTTCCTACAGTCATGTCCTCTGCACAGTTCTGTGTAGGTGGAGTACTGGACATACATAATCCAGCTGCCAACAAACACTACCAGCCAGGAGATGAAGAGATACTTGATCCGCACATACGACAGACGGACCTAGGGcacacaaagagaaaatactgCTTGCAATTCACTGAGCAGCAGTAAACATCACTTACTATTTCATCTTTAAGGAATTTGATTTCCACAGTGATAAATTTAGCAGACTGCATTATATGGAACATTTGCTTCTTTCAGTGTGCAAAACGGACATGGGAGGTAAGTGGAATGATAATTGggatataaataaatagaaggAAAGGTGTCAGACCCTGCCAGGGCAAGCCAGACTGCAGGAACCGATTTGATCAAAATCATAAACTCCCAGAGCTCAATTAAgtgcatttttctttaagacCAGTTACCTATATTCCACTCACAGTATATCAAATCCAAGTGACCAGGAATTTGGTCAAAAAATAATCTGTGTCAATGTGTAAATATGTAAGATAGAGATACAATGAGCAGGGTGGATATCAAGGTCAAGTTCCATGTGCTGAAGtcccccactccttccttgAAATGACACCATTAACTATGCAAATAAAATTCTTCTGTACTAGCCTCACCATCACCTTCCCACAACTGTATCCACGACTCTCCTGTTGTTTCTGTGCCTCACATACAGAGTTTTCACAGGGGCAGAAGCAAAAACCATTTATAAATTAAGAACTGAGGGAGAGCTAAGTGTCTTACAAAGTAGGAGTGATGTTTTgatcttttccttcctttttttttctcctcctcagagGCTGGTGTGCTAACAGGTTGATTTTCATACTCACATCAGGATCAGAAACTAATTAGAAGATCAGGATCAGCTTTAGCAGCAGGATATAAGGAAAGTGCCCGAGAGCAGCTATATTTGGTCAGTATAAGATCCATTTCTATCAGTATCCTGATCTTTAGCAATAGCTATACAAGATACTATTGAAGACTGATAACATATATTATACATACCAAGTATGCTCCCAGTTTCCTCTAGAAGAACTTGCTAAGCCAGATATTCTATATTTAGTAAATCTCAAATAATTTATCTTTCACTGATTACCCAGATGCCCTTAAAAATCCACATAAGCTTTTAGCATCTACAACAAACTTTAGCAATTAATTCACAGGTCTACTATGCACTACCAAGGTCAGGGACTGGACTTTATTTTGCTGAAGTTTAGTTCATATTAGCTTTGTTTGAGACCCCCAGGTTCACGTACTGGAAGAGAAGAGTGAACAATCTCTGTCCACTCTGTTCCCATCTGACAGGATTTTGTAGGCCTCCATAACATACCTCCCTGTGATGTCATCTCTTTTCCAAATTGACAGGTCCTAACCTGATTGTTCATCATTGAGAAATTATTCCATATGTTTGGAAAAGGTTCCAAGAATGGTAGTAATGATGAGCAGTTTTGCTATCACATACATacacagaactgcagcagctgcaaataagcaaatttttttaaaccagaaagACTGCAGTAATTTATtagtatttattaaaatataacaACCAACCAGCATGCATTATACCCTTTctcctggaaacagaaaaagtgaGTTTCAAATGACCCAATGGTGATTCCAATCCATAAAGCTGTGGTCCTGCCACGTGCCTCAGCTGTGCATCCCTATTCCTTCACGCCTTCACACACACTCACTTGACAATCTTAAAACTACCtagttaaaaaaagagagagctaCAATTAACTTTTATTCCAGTGACTCTTTTTAGAGACAGGTTTTATCATTTTGGGGGGTTTAAAAGCTATTTCTAATAACTGTTATGTAACAGAACATGAAGCACAGAAAGCTACTGGTAAAATCTGGGGAAgatcaacagaaataaaactgacaATTTTTGAGAAAGCTGTTTCATGTGTAAAAACTGCTTGGGAACCAAAGCTTCTGGGACAACAAAACCTCTTCTTTCCTCAGTGTTTCTTGCTGAATCCTCCATGAACCTTTGTAATACACTTTTAACCAAAGTGCTGTTTAATGAAGTTTTGTATTATTGTATACATTTAGTACAACCTCAGAGACCAGCAGCGACCTGCAGGCCTCAGGACCACTGCAGAATATTGACCATCCTCACAGCAGGGATATTGTCCTCCTCCTCAGGCAAAAAGGGAATGTACTTGAGACCGAAAATCCTCCCCAAATGCCATCTGACTACATCATGTATTTGGCAGGAAgttccagaggagctgggttTATTTTGAGCTCAGCACTGTGCCAATGGAGTCGTGCAGCTTTTGACTTGCAGAAGCTGCCCAGCCAGTTCAGAGCATGGACAACAGCATCCCTCTGCTTACAGACAACCAAGGTTCCACTCTCTGCTTCAAAGGGAATTACTTTTCTAATAAGGACTTCCTCATCATGTTCAACAAAAGGCCTGATCATTGTTTGATTTCTTCCTATAAATTCCCCTaccaaattttcattttctccccaGAATGGGTCTGTGAGCACAGACACACTTAGCTCCCTTCCCCTGGCACGTCTGTCCTGAGGTGGGACAGGGCCTCCCTGAGCTGGTCTGGGCACACCCTGATGCACCCCGGACACACGGACTTAcatcagccctgcagagcactgaACACGTTTCTGAGCAAGAAGTGCCAGACAGCACTCAGGGAACAACACATATAGATGGACTCCCTTTGAAACGGTGACAAACTGCCAGGAAACTTGTCATAAGAACATTTTTAGGGCAAGAGAATGACTGAGAGTTCCAAAATTATCAAAAAAAGGACGAAAGTATTCAAAACAAGGAAACAGTTTCTTTTTTCAACTCTACTCTTCCATCAAGACTTAAATATGAGCCAGGGAATGCAAAAATAAGGGAAGCACTTGCAATGCTTGATGTTACAGATTCAACTTCCTCCATCACTTGTATATTCTGCTAAGTCATGTGCACTGAATAATAATTAGACATTCATCCCCTGAAATAGAACTGGAAAACCACTTCTGGCAAAACTCAAGCCTGGATGCCCTCCAAAGCATATGGAGAGTAGTGAATCAACATGCAACATAACTTGACAGATTTTTGGTGAgtgtactttttatttaaagcacTTTTATAGTTAAAGAGTATGAAagtgtttctttgtttaataGTATAGAGAGCTTAACTCTGGAAAGCATTACACATAACCGTAGTGTAGTAATCTTCTCCAAATCAGAGTTGCTCACTCCATTTGTCTTACATGCTTGCAATAGAAAAGGACAGATGACAAAAAGTAGGCCAATCACGTTAGCaattctgttttgttctctgttcaGGTTGATTTGTCTGTCACAGGAGGCATTTCAGGTAGGCTGACATGATGTCTGAGAGCATTAGCCGACACAGTTTTGGATGCCATGAACAGGACACATTCACATCTCTAAAAGCAGACAGTGCACGCTTATGATTATGCCAGTGTCTTGAATTATTTTGTATCCTGAGTAACCAAAGTGAGGGAACAGAGCTGAGGtatcttttgaaataaaataatgacCATGAAGGAAAATACGTCTCTCTTTAAATGTTAAACACAGCAGAAGGGATTAAAATCGTAGAGCAATGAAGTTATTTAGGAAATTTCTGCTGTGTGGGGCTTTAAACTTGCTTATTTTTTGGCCCTTCAGAGACAGTCTCTTGTACATTACTGAAGTCCATGAGGCACCTTTAAAGAGTCTAAACTTGGTCCAGCATCTGTAAAGTCAAACTTTCACACATGCAAGTTCTCTTTACATGATTATTGTCATGAGCAATCCTGCTGGTTAGTCCTCAGCCTCACAATACAATTGGTAATTATAGTTATCAGAAAGAACTTCAGGGCAATGTCCCTTAAATTTGGGACACTAACTCTCCTTCTCAAACAAAATCCCAGTGTTCATCACCCAACTGTAAAATCCTATAAAtacaatgaaattatttttgtggtcTTTAGTGGTGTTTAAAAGTTTGTCACGTTTTAGggtctttttgttgttttgtttactATTGTTACATGATTTGCAGTCTATGCAATGGCAAAGCTTTGTACTTCAGAGTTACTACTCTTCATAGTGACAGGACTGTAACATTTACTCAGGGAGGCCCTAACACTAAGTTTCGGGCTGAGCTAAGAGAGCTAAGAGTTTGCCCTGCCCCTTTTACATGACATGGCAGGACATTTTTTTAGGCTCAAAGATCATCAACTGATTACCTATGGGCCTTGCATTCTGCACAAAAGCTAAAGTATGCATAAAGTAAGAGAACATTTGC encodes:
- the DIPK1A gene encoding divergent protein kinase domain 1A isoform X1 encodes the protein MCDCHGEAALPGGLAEEAPLRAGRPARGRCRRPSLPAKFPPERAPPAGLSPLPPARRGRRSPHAGARPRLGCAALPLGRREAAAPGTAGGCRGAEQVAAASGPRCLSPAARRWDRASPAACGRRTCWEAGGPRLPGLRRGRRGSDTCGAAAARERRAALRAPALHLWPVPQASILSAHGPPLAGATRALSCFSSKKLMSGTLLLHAFPYMFILTLLCFSMQVRLSYVRIKYLFISWLVVFVGSWIMYVQYSTYTELCRGHDCRKIICDKYKTGVIDGSACSSLCAKETLYFGKCLSTKPNNQIYLGIWGNLQSVIKCQMEEAAQRDFGTDPEPRKEIVLFDKPTRGTTVEKFKEMVYGLFKAKLGEQGNLSELVNLILSFADGNKDGRVSLPEAKSAWALLQLEEFLLMVILQDKEHTPKLMGFCGDLYVTERVEYTSLYGISLPWVIELLIPSGFRRSMDQWFTPSWPRKAKIAIGLLEFVEDIFHGPYGNFLMCDTSAKNLGYNDKYDLKMLDMRKIVPEINLKEIIKDRQCDSDLDCIYGTDCRTLCDQSKMRCTTEVIQPNLAKACQLLKDYLLRGAPSDIHEELEKQLYLCIALKVTANQMEMEHSLILNNLKTLLWKKISHTNDS
- the DIPK1A gene encoding divergent protein kinase domain 1A isoform X2 — protein: MARRLFPGAWLRKPHSAQVRLSYVRIKYLFISWLVVFVGSWIMYVQYSTYTELCRGHDCRKIICDKYKTGVIDGSACSSLCAKETLYFGKCLSTKPNNQIYLGIWGNLQSVIKCQMEEAAQRDFGTDPEPRKEIVLFDKPTRGTTVEKFKEMVYGLFKAKLGEQGNLSELVNLILSFADGNKDGRVSLPEAKSAWALLQLEEFLLMVILQDKEHTPKLMGFCGDLYVTERVEYTSLYGISLPWVIELLIPSGFRRSMDQWFTPSWPRKAKIAIGLLEFVEDIFHGPYGNFLMCDTSAKNLGYNDKYDLKMLDMRKIVPEINLKEIIKDRQCDSDLDCIYGTDCRTLCDQSKMRCTTEVIQPNLAKACQLLKDYLLRGAPSDIHEELEKQLYLCIALKVTANQMEMEHSLILNNLKTLLWKKISHTNDS